In the Arachis ipaensis cultivar K30076 chromosome B10, Araip1.1, whole genome shotgun sequence genome, one interval contains:
- the LOC107621123 gene encoding cell division cycle protein 48 homolog, translated as MWGPERSAIGFKLDSLLKITDTCASNNKMTLMHYLCKLGAPEIVPDYPILSVDDLADQIAELFVLRRQSDPNILFVCSLSAVMCIGLAAGAYILTLFAYRQRVLGLILVSPLCKEPSWTEWLCNKVMSNLLYFCVSLYFSLLQLFRGDTILIKGKKRRDTVCIALVDDTCEEPKIRMNKVVRSNLRVRLGDVVSVHQCPDVKYGKRVHILPIDDTIEGVTGNLFDAFLKSYFLEAYRPVRKGDLFLVRGGMRSVEFKVIETDPGEYCVVAPDTEIFCEGEPLKREDEERLDKVGYDDVGGVRKQMAQIRELVELPLRHPQLFKSIGVKPPKGILLYGPPGFGKTLIARAVANETGAFFFCINGPEIMSKLAGESESNLRKAFEEAEKNAPSIIFIDEIDSIAPKREKTHGEVERRILMDGLKSHAHVIVIGATNRPNSIDPALRRFGRFDRKIDIGVLDEVGRFEVLRIHTKNMKLSDDVSFIVS; from the exons ATGTGGGGGCCTGAAA GATCCGCAATTGGATTCAAGTTGGATAGTCTTTTAAAGATTACTGACACTTGTGCTTCTAACAATAAGATGACACTGATGCACTATCTTTGCAAG TTGGGAGCTCCTGAGATTGTTCCAGATTATCCAATTCTTTCTGTTGACGACCTAGCAGATCAAATAGCCGAG TTGTTCGTTTTGAGAAGGCAATCTGACCCCAACATTCTTTTTGTCTGCAGTCTTAGTGCAGTAATGTGCATAGGACTAGCTGCCGGGGCTTACATTCTTACCTTATTTGCT TATAGACAACGTGTACTTGGTTTGATACTTGTTTCACCTCTATGCAAAGAACCATCTTGGACTGAGTGGTTGTGCAACAAG GTCATGTCAAATTTACTCTATTTTTGTG TTAGCTTATACTTCTCACTGCTCCAGCTCTTCCGTGGCGACACTATCCTCATCAAG GGCAAGAAAAGGAGGGATACTGTTTGCATAGCTCTTGTTGATGACACCTGTGAAGAGCCCAAGATCAGGATGAACAAAGTTGTGAGGTCGAATTTGCGGGTTCGTCTTGGAGATGTTGTGTCCGTGCACCAGTGCCCTGATGTGAAGTATGGGAAACGTGTGCACATTCTGCCTATTGATGATACCATTGAAGGTGTCACTGGCAATCTGTTTGATGCTTTCTTGAAAT CTTACTTCTTGGAAGCTTATCGTCCTGTCAGAAAAGGAGATCTATTTCTTGTCCGTGGAGGGATGAGAAGTGTGGAGTTTAAGGTCATTGAAACTGATCCTGGGGAGTACTGTGTGGTTGCTCCAGATACTGAAATCTTCTGTGAGGGGGAGCCTTTGAAAAGAGAGGATGAAGAGAGGCTGGATAAAGTTGGATATGATGATGTGGGTGGAGTCAGGAAACAAATGGCACAAATTCGTGAGTTGGTAGAGCTTCCCTTGAGGCATCCACAACTCTTTAAGTCAATTGGTGTGAAACCACCCAAAGGTATTCTACTTTATGGACCCCCTGGTTTTGGGAAGACACTGATAGCAAGAGCTGTTGCTAATGAAACGGGAGCTTTCTTCTTTTGTATAAATGGACCGGAGATTATGTCCAAACTGGCAGGAGAGAGTGAAAGCAATCTGAGGAAAGCATTTGAAGAGGCTGAAAAGAATGCACCATCCATCATCTTCATTGATGAAATTGATTCTATTGCACCCAAGAGGGAGAAGACACATGGTGAAGTTGAAAGGAGGATTCTTATGGATGGATTGAAATCTCATGCTCATGTTATCGTTATTGGAGCTACCAATCGCCCAAACAGCATTGACCCAGCATTGAGAAGGTTCGGTAGATTTGATAGGAAAATTGATATTGGTGTTCTTGATGAAGTTGGCCGATTTGAAGTTCTTCGTATACACACTAAAAACATGAAGCTCTCTGATGATGTAAGTTTCATTGTCTCTTAA